TTTGCTGATGATTAACAATGGATATTATACTGTACATTATTCAATTGAATGTAGGACAGGAAAGAGGGACTAGACATCCTACTCCTGCTCCAATAGTAACTGCATATTCTTATTACTTCACCAGGTTTCAGGCCAGTCTTTAGCTCCGGCCAAGCCAATCCAACCTCAACCTCCCTAATTCCCCAAGGCAACGAAACCAACTCTACGGATGATAAACAAAGTACAAGCAAGGGAATCACAACTGTTATTCCTGCTATGTCCACTGAGACCACACAGGCTAAAGCGATCAATTACACTTCAGTAACATCTACAGGAATATTGGAAAGTACCAAACTTTTCAATGCTTCAATTCAAGCTACTCTTCCCTCAACTTCACAAGCAGCAGGTAAGGATAACGAACCAGGCTGTTCTTTGACACTAGCATTGAACATGAAATATAATGATGGATctagacttggttgcaggaggggcaggactgacagctcaatattccaagattccattgttttagatgcaaTAGAGTGGGAGGAGTAGCATTACTATTCAAGGAAAATGTCATGCCACTGCTTAGTCAAGCTAGACTCGATTAGTGAGGCTTTAAGGATTGAACTGGAGGAATAAGAAACATATGACCATATTAATGGGTCTATATTATCTAACATTCTGAAgtccacaggatttagaggaagAAATTTGTAGagggatcacagactgttgcaagaaacatgaagttgttatagtaggtgattttaaattTTCACATATATTCTGGGgtttccatactgtaaaaggactagattggATAGcacttgtcaaatgtgttcagggaaggttTCTTAATTAGTACATAGAGGTCgcaatgagagagtgtgcaatacttaATCTGCTATTAGCAAATGAACGAGGGCAGGTGAGAGGAAGttagtgtaggggaacactttgcatctagtgatcataatgccatttgtttcaaagtaaatatggaaaaagataggtctgatcTGTAGGTTGAGATTATAAATTGGGGAAAGGCCAatattgatggtatcagaaagaatctggcaaGTGAGGAtcaggacaggctgttttctggcaaaggtgtatttgataagagggaggccttcaaaaatgacaTTTTGAGAATACAGAGCTTGTAtgtacctgtcagaataaaaggtaaagataccaggtttagggaaccttggttttcaagagatatttaaCTCCCGGTTAAGAAAAAGAGGTACATAGCAGGTAGAAACAAGTGAGGCGCTTATGGAGTTTAAGAAATCCAAGAggacatttaagaaagaaatcaggagagctaaaagaaggcataaagTTGCCTtaacagacaaggtgaaagagaaccCTAAGGGATTTTACAGATACGTTAAAAGCAAAAGgttagcaagggacaaaattagtcctccagaagattagaatagcaatctatgcatggagccaaaagagatgggggagatcataaatggattttttgcatttgtaattactcaggagatggacacagagtctattaATTTGAGACAAAGCAGCAACAAGGTCATGGACCTtatacagattatagaggaggaagtgtttgttgtcttgaggcaaatttgggtagataaattcccagggcctgacaaggtgttccctcggaccctgtaggaggcaagtgcagaaactgtaGGGGCACTAGCGGAGATATTTAGAtcatcctcagtgatgtgtgaggtattggaggatagctaatgttgttctgcttttTAAGAGAGGCTTTAAATAGAAACCAAgaatttataggccagtgagaCTGACTTCaaaagtgggaaagttattggaaggttttGTAAGAGACAGAATATAtgtgtatttggatagacaaggattGATTAGGgactgtcagcatggctttgtgtcgACTAGCTTGTGTCTAATAAATCAACCAATTTTtcaaggaaattaccaggaaagtcatgatattgtctacatggaccttagcacagtatttgacaaggtcccatatggtaggttggtcaggaaggttcagtggcttagcattcaagatgaggttgtaaattagattagacattggctttgtggcagaagctagagagtggtagtagatggttgcctctctgactggaggcctgtgtctagtggaGTAACTCAGGGATCGGTACTGGGTCGATTGTTttatgtcatctatatcaatggtctgaatgataatatggttaactggatcagcaagtttgcagatgacaccaagatggaggtgttgtggacaacaaggaaggctatcagagcttgaagtgggatcttgggatctagctggaaaaataggctgaaaaatggcagatggaatttagtgcagtTAAGAGCGAGGTGTTGCTCTTTGGTAGggccaaccagggtaggttttacacattgagcagtagggcactgaggagagcagtagaactaaaggatctgggaatataggtccagAATTCATTCAAAGGAGGGAGGCTTGCTaatgctgtggggggggggggggaaactagATTTgaagggggtgggaaccgaagtaAAGAGGCAGGGGATGGGGCGTTTGACGTACAAGTAGAGAGaacttgtagggagtttgtgaggaaggataagcaGATGATAGAGTGAAGGTGCCCTCtgccagatggtttgagatgtgtctattttaatgcaaggaatagcttaaacaaggcagatgaacttagattgtgaatcaatatgtggaactatgacgttgtggccattacagagacttggatgtttcaagggcaagaatggctgctgaaggtgctgggctttagatgtttcaaaagggacaaggaaagaggcaaaagaggtgggggagtggcattgctaatcagggatagtgtcatggctgtagaaaaggaggaggtcatggagggatggtctgctgagtcattgtgggtataagtcagaaacaggaataaTAATAAAATGGCTGTTGTGatggatgattttaactttcctaatattgactagcatctccttagagcaaggggcttaggttgggtggagtttgttaagtgtgttcaggaagatttcctgactcaactagaggagaggctatacttgatctggtattgggaaatgaatctggtcagaacttgggaacataaattgggatcaGATGTTCTTAGGGAACTGCCTGGCAGAAGTATGGCAAATGCTCAAGGAacatttgcatggcgttctgcataggtatgttctattgaggcagggagaggatggtagggtcaatgaatcatggtgtacaaaggatgttgaAAATCTAGTTTAAGAAGAAAAGGTTCAATAGGTatacttaatgtcagagaactgtatacaatatgtATCCTGAAAACAGTAGAGAAGTACCCCAAatgatgaatgacagttaaatgtttaaatcccaaagccccccccacAAGTAGAGCAAGGCAATGGCCCTACCTCCACCAGCAGAAGtgtatcagcaccctccaccgagcactcaaatgcaaagcatcaataaacaaacattgcagtaccccaaaaactacttgttcacccggtaatttgacataccacaggctctctctcccccctaataaggaaaaaaataggtgtccccatttcacagtgagcagggagacataacaaacaacttgctgatttatgatgttaaaagtctgtttccAAGCTCTGCGTTCAAAGAATCAGCACCAAAATGGTGCAGCTCTCCAAACACACAACCTCTGGCAGCTAACCTGCTGCTctcgatgttccgtgttctcttGTGACGCCGAAatcaggggcaccggcctagaatcagcgcgtccccagagccacgaaatcctgGAACCCTGAAGGTGCGCTTGTCTTCCAGGTCACGTTCTTGGGGTATGAAAAAAGCAGCCAGTTGTGAGCCCTGAGAGCGGGtcacattcccacaaagaaccgaagtcagtgtataactccaggtcaggttCTTCAAGAAGAACCCTCACACACACTTAAAAAGGAGAGAAAAAGAGACAGCAAAGAGAACAATagaactgtttctgaagatgtaagCAAATGAGTTGTCGTTTAGTGCCATCTTGACCTTGTCCTGCTTCCGTttcgaaaggttcaagaaactaggtactgtaagagctctagaaaattacaagggtgccaggaaggagctcaagaatgaaattaggagagctagaaggggccatgagaagcctTGGTAAGGAGGattgaggaaaaccccaaggcatcctacaagtatttgaagagcaaaagaatgagctgtgtgagaataggaccaatcaggtgtgtcacgtaccccgtgacgggttaacgaaccagcagaaatggaaaacacattggagtctggtattgctataaactaatagtgtttatcagtaactacGCAATGCAGTACTATAAACGTAGCTATCTGAAActggttagcaatgatatatacatacaaagtgtggaaataggaacaaatcTAGGCTCTTTCAAGCCTAGGGGTGaatggatacagtcttacgatgatgaagacagttcagttcagtttgaggtagttagttgagtaacattggaaagagagagaggtgagcTGATGCTGTCAATCTTCCCGTTGACTTCCGAAACCCTGTTGTGTTCACCAACTATGACCATAACACGTGCAACCGTTCTTCGGtgatggaattatcacccaggcaagggtggacacagaAATAGTTCCCCACTGGTCACACCCTTTCACACTGCAAGAGCCACTGACcgatttccccgaatcgatcctcgaAAATCCCCACCTGCctgtgggtgcaacaaagctcgttcagAGTCCGAAAGCTTGCGTCTCTCTATGTGACAGCGGACCTGGTTTTCATCTCCACGTggtggacaccagctgtccatcaacctgctccgcccTCCTCTCTCTTCAAGAACTTTGcaagcaggcaagtgtccttgtggaaaggtaaacaacttgtagagaaaccataacatcaatctttcgaacattctttgcctctctctctttctctctctctctcttaataacaGCTCAACCAGTGCACAaaagtcagacacacacacacacacattaaagTGATAGTCCatagaaaatatgaaccctagggaTACACAACAGGTGCAATAGTGGAAGCATGTGCATGGAGCTGGAGGAGGTatctgaggtacttaatgaatactttacttcagtattcaccagggaaaaggaccttggcaattgtggggagggCTATTGTCCAAGTGCAGGGCAATGGGCAAGGCAGTTTGAATGGTTTGCCATGGACTAAATGGACCAAAGCGCCTGTTATGTTccatagttttctatgactcaaaTGGATCATCCGCTGGATGTTAGCCAGTTTCTTTGTGAGTGCTCACTGTCTACTGACAGCACTGTTGAGCTGCTGGTGAGTTCTGCTGTCTGTCTGCTGCTGCACTGGGCTGGCTTCCCATACTGCACTGCCAGCTCCTGAGCATGCTGGTAGCAGCTTGGGTCTGGCAAGCAGTTGACAGAGAGACCCTTGGCAGCGTTTCTTGGCCTCTCATCCCACCCCCAACCTCAAGTAATAGCACTGTGGGTAACATCACAGAGGTCAAGCACTTGAGAAAAAGGTTTTtcttaattatttaaaatattaagAAATTTTTGGTCAGAGTGCGAAGCGAGTTGCTGGCAGAAGGTGtgtgcaggttcaatttcaacacttaagagaagtttggataaatacatggatgggaggggtacaggggggtgctatggtccaggtacagatcAATGTGATAGGCAGAATAATTGTCTGCAAAGACCAGATGGACTAAAGGGCCTGctcctgttctctatgacccaaTGACTAAAATAAGAACATGAGCTTTATCCTTTTCTGAAGGTTTGTATATTGGTATTCTCCCTTCCCTGACTTTTAATTCATCCCCCAATCTGAACACTCAGAAGAGCCAAAGTGCTGACCTCTTCCTggggccctccatttttctttcatccctgtgcctacataagagcctcttaaatgtccctaatttatCTGCATCTACCTTCATCCCTGGCAACacgttccatgtacctaccgctctctgtgttaaaaataaataaataaataaatttacctctgacatcccctttatattttcctccaattatCTTTAAATTATGGTCTTGTATAGCagacatttctgccctggggaaagaactattggctgtccactctatgcaTTCCTCTTATCATCTGTACAGCTCCATCGCGTCACCTCTCATTTtgcttcgctccaaagagaaaagccctaactcactcaacctctcctcataagacgctctctaatccaggcagcatcctgagaaATCTCCCCTCCACCCTCTCTACAGATTCCACgtttttcctataatgaggtgaccaaaacagaacacaacactctgcgtggtctaaccagagttttatagagatgAACCATTACCTTGCAGCTTTTGACATCAAGCCTTTGACCACTGAAAGCCAACACATAAtgggccttcttaaccaccctacagCTAGACAGCAACTTTGAAGGATGCTGCTTGACTAACCACGTTGTTAGTGCATTTTAATCTGATGATCCAATTGAATATATTTCCTTTTCAGAATTTAATGTTACGGGGCTTGATTTACGTACTGTAGGTCACCTAGTGACAGAACAttttacatagaacagtaccaaaCAGAAATGGGTCCTGTATTTCTGTGCTGAACACAGTGTCAAGTTATACTAAATTTCTCCTGTTTGTAGGTGatctaagttcaagtttaattgtcattcaatgaTATACACAAATACAGCTCAATGAAACAGAAGttgaggtgcaaaacacagtcccaacagtcatacacaacaCAAGGCACAGATACTCACATTAGCAGAAAAACATAGTCACAAAATATATATAgttcaagtccctgagtgtcaagGCCTGTAGACTGATGGTGCACGGGATGTTATCCTGGAGCCACGTGTTTCTGCAAATACAGTACAAGCATGACCAGTCATTCTCTGAACAGTCTTGTGCCTATCTAACAATCACTTAAATTCCTCTTTCATATCTGCTTACATTACCACCACCCcttgcagcccattccaggcatccaccattctctgggtcaagaaaaaacttgccctgcacataaTCTTTAAACCTTCACCCACTCTTCTTAAACAGATGTCCTCCAGCATTTGGCATTTCaactttggggaaaaaaaactcaaaCAATCTAGCCTAGCTATGCCAGTCATCATTTGATAAGCGTCTGTCAGTTCTCCCTCAGCCTCTGTAGCTCCAGAGACAACAACCCAGGTGTGCCCAACCTCTCCTTACGTAAGTCtgatgccctctaatccagctgaagcttttctgcaccctttccaaagactCCACATCCTGCCTGTAATAGGGCTTTCATAACTAAGATATGGTCAGGAATTTCTCTCCCATAGAACCATAAAATGATGCAGAATACTTAGCTGATGATGCTTTGTGCATGTGCAAATAATTCCAGCTTCCTAATTTTCTCCTTAGTTGTGTTGACATCTACAGTTTTCCTTTCCAAATacttttcccattcccctgctaAGGGTACTGTTGAAGCTGCTTTCTCTAGCCTTTCTGACTATTAAAATATGACCCAAAATTGCAGAAGAAAATTGTTCATCTTCTCCCTCCAATTCATTCACAATAGCTGAGGTCTATCTCCTCTGGTTTGTTGCTGACTTCATTTCAATTTGTTTATTTAAATTTGCTTACTATCTACCCTACGAAAGCCTCTAGCATATTACATGTACAAAGTatagtgtaacactttacagtgccagcgacccagTGCTGTACATTCTGCCTCTGactatgtgagtttcctccaggtgctccagtttcctctcgtaTTCCAATGATGGACGAGTTGGTAGAATAGTTGCTCACATGTGCATAAGGATATTGGCCTGAACAAGTTTTATGTACATTTACATTTTCTCCTCGTCTATTGGTAAATTCCAAGAAAGAAAATATCTCTTATCCCAAGTGTTATGCATTTTCTGACAGAAGACAATCACTTTCCTTTTAGCATTGATTTTGTTGGATAAAgaactttgggaaataattgcaTTTCTGTAAAAGCTTTATGTTGCTTTGCTAATTGGGTGGTGAGGGCTCTTTGAGTCGGAAGGgcctattactgtgctgtatctcgaaataaaatACTGGTAATCAAATTTGAAGAATCGGTGGCATAGCGCTGAAGTTACTGTACTAGTAATGGAGAGACCGCCAAAGCAGAATCTTAAATCAACTAATTAAAATCTGCAAACATAAATGTAATGTGGAATAGCCTATTGCACAAGACAACATTTTGCAGATTCCCTGTAATTTTTGAAAGGAATGTCCAATATGTGGATTTTTGCACTGACTGGAAATTTGTTCATTTTATGTAACatccacaaaatgctagaggaactcagcaggtcagctagtGTCAATGGaatagagtaaacagtcgatgtttcatgaagaagggtctcagcccgaaacgtcgattgtttactctattccatagatactgccagacctgctgagttcctccaacattttgtgtgtgttcctttagaTTTCTTGCatcggcagattttctcatgtttgtcaaTGTTATTCTAAGACTTAAGCACGTCAACAGTGCCAGTTAAACCAGAAGTATGTTTCTTAGAACTTGATGTTATTTATAGTATTCTACGTCtattacagagactggaacttcCACAACTGTGGAAAGAATGACATCAAGCAGCAATGTTGCAAGTACAGCATCAGTCACTTCCAGCCAGAAAATGAGCAGTACCAAAGCTACAAGTGCCACAGAGAGCAATACCTCTCAAAATGGCTCAACTTTCCCAAAGGCAACAACTAAAAGTACAAGTGGGGATAGTAGATTACCAGAGACAAGCACAGCAAGCAGTGTACAGATATCAGTGTCTACTCAAACACAGGTGGTGACTACGACTGATTTCATGATGGGAAATAAAACGAGCGGTACACGTAATgacacacagaacagtacagcagatgGCACCGGGAGTGGAAAGACAAATACAGAGGAATCTTATGAAGATGGTTTGATATCATTAGAGGTAAAACAAATGTTCAAGTATGTACTGTATAGTctttcccctctcttctcccATTATGTCCCTTTTGTTATTGAAATCTCATCTAAATGTCATTCCATCTTTTTAGGAATATATGGTCGGGGAAAATGTTACCTGGAGATTTCAGTTCATTTTCTCCACAAAAAGCATAAAAGAGCTCACATTTTAGCTCAGATGATTAAGAGAAGGCCGAAGTTATCTACAGTGGAATGTAGTACGAGTCCCTGCCTGCACAGAAAAAGGCCAGGTGGGGGTTCTGATTTAGGGTTGCCACTTCCCTTTTTACTTCCTATCCCCGCAAcaaatgctgcttggcctgctgagctcccccaacaGATTGTTCATTGCTGTGGAACAACCGCCCTCTAGAGATAACGGGAAAATAAAAACTTGGTCACGAAACTTCATAAAatcatagcccaggaaattatggctgcccatcgagtctgagtTGAGCCATTATTCTGCCTAGACCCATAGACCCACAGACCCACACCTAGTTCTTCCTCTTCAACCTCTTAAACCATCATCAGAACAGTCCCTCCAACTGTTCAGTTAAAAGGCTTCACTGCACCCCTAATCATTCTACTTATTAGCAAATTGATCCCAGTCCCTCTTACCCCTCTCTCACTCTGATACACACtttgctctctcgctctctgtgattctctctctatctctctctctctctctctctctctctctctctctctctctcattttcacACTCTCACTTTCACACTCTCATACTTTCAcacatctctcactccctctatcatactctctctccccctctctattgTGTGCGCACACCCACCGCCCCACTTTACGTTTGCAACTCTGCCCAGAAACAAACCATCAAGTGCGCACAGAGAAAATCTACGTATCTGAGTATGCTTTGAATTGGGAAAAAAATAGGTGAAATTCTGCAATAgaaattaaatttttaaaacatttttttactTACATATTGATGAAATGCCTTGTCAATAACAAGGTAGTTTTTGTTGCTCGTCCCTAATTTACACTTAAAAATGGCTGATGTCCAATTCAGAGTCAATTCTGCTATGGGTTGGTTCATGTGTTGTCAAACGTCAATAATGTAGGTTTTACCTGCCTGAAACATCTACAACAAAAATCAATTGGTCTAATGTTTGCCATCATAGAAGTTCTTTGTAGTCCatatttcaagattgtttaatgacatttccagtgcacaagtgtaaaggagaattacTCTGGCTCCAATGGAACATAaacaaaaagataaagaacacaataatatttctaaaaacaataaatataaatgcataagataacTTATATGCattgactgtatgtccataaagtgattctACAGACAtgaatgtctgtacataaggtgcctctgacaggaaatgataaagtaggtggatggggatgtggagggatggATGAGTAGGTTAGTgggcggaggtgttgatcagccttactgcttagggAAAGTAACCGTTTATGGTTCTGctagtcctggtgtggatgcgatgtagcctcctccctaatgggagtgggactTACAGTCCATAATCAGGGTAGGTGGGATCCTTgttgatgttactggccctttttcaGCACCTTCCTATAtgtattaaaagaaatgaatttaaaGCCTTCGCCCACAATGGTGGGACTTGAATATATTGGTAGATCATTTATGCAGTTAacaaaagctgttcctgaaaactCAGCACCATACCCTATTTCTCTCTCTGACCGTTGTGTGTTTCTCTCTTTTACCAGGTAAAATGTAAGAAGGAACACAGTAAAGGAGCAGCGAAGGTGGCAGTACCAAAAAATTTCAGCTGTGTAAGTAACTCAATGTGCAGTTCAGATACTGATGTAGGAATTACTGGACAAAATTGACCTGAGTTTATATAGTatacgcaagagattctgcaaatgttggaaatccagagtaacatgtaCAAAATGCCAAAGGtggcatgccaggcagcatctatggcattggatgtttcaggccgaaagccttcatcaggacttgaaagtAAGATGCCAGAATTCAAAAGTGGGAAGGGTGGGGGGAAggaagacaagctagaaggtgataaatgaagccaggtgggtggggaaggaggttgaagtaagaagatggaaggtgatagatggaaaaggcaaAATgcaggaaaagaaggaatctgataggagaggagagagaatcatgggagaaaggggaagagaaggatcagagtgaggtgataggcagagaagcagaagagggaacaAGGAGGAGGAAAATCATAACCATCTATGGGAAACAGTCACTTATGCCGTCAGGTTGCAGGCTTTgtagacagaatatgaagtgttgctcctccaccctgagagtggcctcaccatggcagaagaggaggccatagacatgtcagaatgagagtGGGGATAAGAATTAAactggttggccaccaggagatcctgcttttttgcAGATGCTATAATTCTGTTGACTCACATTCACAGTTGGTATTTATCAGACAGATGTCTGATGGCAAAGAGCTTTAGAAGCCAAGGTCATcagttattaaaaaaaaacaaaaataattcccagggttaaaatgtctaataccagagggcaggtgtgtttaggatgaaaggggttaatttcaaaggagatgtgaggggcaagtattttacacagagagtggtaggggcCTGGTATGTGTTGCCTGGAgtcatggtagaggcagatacattacagaGATGgttagattggcacatgaatgtgatgaaaatggaaggatatggacactcTGCAGAAGAGatcagtttagttggccatttgagtACCCGTGTaatctagatgggagaatagtttagcgcaggatggagtggcggagcagactcaatgggccgaatggcctacttctgctcctttgtcttgtgatcttgtctTGTAATTGattgggcacaacattgtgggctgaagggcctggtcctGTTCCATGTACTGTCTTAAATTTATGTATGtgatgatctgtatggatggcatacaAACAAATGAGAACAATAGaacgatatggacattgtgtaggcagaagcaaTTAATTTAGTTAACCATCTTATTATGAAATTTttggtttagcacaacattgtggagcaAAACGCCTGTCCCTGTGTTGTACTATTTTATGTGCTAAAGCTCCAGACCCATTGGCTATGATATTCGTTGAGCTCAGTAGAAATTTAATCCTGCCAGGGATAAATACCTGAAGGGTTAAGCAAAAAACTG
The genomic region above belongs to Hypanus sabinus isolate sHypSab1 chromosome 13, sHypSab1.hap1, whole genome shotgun sequence and contains:
- the podxl gene encoding podocalyxin isoform X1 gives rise to the protein MRLLLLLSFLGFRPVFSSGQANPTSTSLIPQGNETNSTDDKQSTSKGITTVIPAMSTETTQAKAINYTSVTSTGILESTKLFNASIQATLPSTSQAAETGTSTTVERMTSSSNVASTASVTSSQKMSSTKATSATESNTSQNGSTFPKATTKSTSGDSRLPETSTASSVQISVSTQTQVVTTTDFMMGNKTSGTRNDTQNSTADGTGSGKTNTEESYEDGLISLEVKCKKEHSKGAAKVAVPKNFSCENFVEKHGKELAKSCSTLDFEYQKKFDKCEIWLNSVEDQLFVEVYYRANDKINKILTDLKSRIDDSTKKYAGGIQSTQEKLTQFRGEHTGSLQTEAHNDSMELKKVIALAVTGSLLLLIFLSGVVYRCSQYKSKHKDPYLTEELRTVDNGCHDNPAMDVTERDSEMEEKNYCKATFLENTDGWIVPMDTHIKDELEEEDTHL
- the podxl gene encoding podocalyxin isoform X2, which codes for MRLLLLLSFLGFRPVFSSGQANPTSTSLIPQGNETNSTDDKQSTSKGITTVIPAMSTETTQAKAINYTSVTSTGILESTKLFNASIQATLPSTSQAAETGTSTTVERMTSSSNVASTASVTSSQKMSSTKATSATESNTSQNGSTFPKATTKSTSGDSRLPETSTASSVQISVSTQTQVVTTTDFMMGNKTSGTRNDTQNSTADGTGSGKTNTEESYEDGLISLEVKCKKEHSKGAAKVAVPKNFSCENFVEKHGKELAKSCSTLDFEYQKKFDKCEIWLNSVEDQLFVEVYYRANDKINKILTDLKSRIDDSTKKAHNDSMELKKVIALAVTGSLLLLIFLSGVVYRCSQYKSKHKDPYLTEELRTVDNGCHDNPAMDVTERDSEMEEKNYCKATFLENTDGWIVPMDTHIKDELEEEDTHL